The window TTTCCATTGTATGAGTTTACCAATTTTAAGAGATAATTTGGTTCATTAGTCATTAGTTCATTTGTTATAGTACTGAAAACAAAAGCTATCAACCATTAATTATTAAACATTTGAATTAATCACATCTTATAACCCGCTACTTTATTCTTGCTACTTTAAATACTCAATACTGAAAAATGCAAACTACCAACCATATCCTCATGATCCGCCCTGTCGACTTTAAATTTAATGAGCAAACGGCAGGGAATAACAAATTTCAGGTGGCATCCGAAGCACAGGACGTACAGACACAGGCCTTAAAAGAGTTTGATGGTTTTGTTGAACTGTTAAGGCGAAACGATGTTGATGTAACCGTTGTAGACGATACCCTACAACCCGAAACACCCGATTCTATTTTTCCGAACAACTGGGTTTCCTTTCACGAAGACGGATCGGTTTACCTCTACCCCATGTTTTCTGAAAACCGCCGGTTAGAACGCAGAAAAGAAATATTGGATGGGCTGAACAACCGTTTTGAATTGAACCATGTAAGCGATCTGAGCTTTTACGAAATGCAATATGCGTTTTTAGAAGGAACAGGCAGTATGGTACTCGATCGCACCAATAAAATTGCCTACGCCTGCTTAAGTGTGCGTACCGATGAGGAAGTTCTGAATAACTTTTGCATGCTCACGGGATATGAACCTGTTGTTTTTCAAGCTGTTGATAGTGACAACTTCCCCATTTACCACACCAATGTGATGATGTGCATTGGCGATCGTTTTGCGGTAGTCTGCCTCGATTCGATCCGCAATCCAGAAGAGCGGTTGCAGGTTAGTATCAGTTTAAAAGGAAGCGGCAAAGAAATTATCGAGATTAGCTTAGGGCAAATGAACCAGTTTGCGGGCAATATGTTACAACTTTCGAATGCAGAAGGCGAAAGCTTACTGGTAATGTCAGAGCAGGCTTATTTATCGTTAACCCCTGAACAGATCACGGCTCTGGAACAATACAGCCGCATCATTTATGCGCCACTTTATACCA is drawn from Pedobacter sp. HDW13 and contains these coding sequences:
- the ctlX gene encoding citrulline utilization hydrolase CtlX, which produces MQTTNHILMIRPVDFKFNEQTAGNNKFQVASEAQDVQTQALKEFDGFVELLRRNDVDVTVVDDTLQPETPDSIFPNNWVSFHEDGSVYLYPMFSENRRLERRKEILDGLNNRFELNHVSDLSFYEMQYAFLEGTGSMVLDRTNKIAYACLSVRTDEEVLNNFCMLTGYEPVVFQAVDSDNFPIYHTNVMMCIGDRFAVVCLDSIRNPEERLQVSISLKGSGKEIIEISLGQMNQFAGNMLQLSNAEGESLLVMSEQAYLSLTPEQITALEQYSRIIYAPLYTIEKNGGGSARCMLAEIHLPEK